The following coding sequences are from one Triticum dicoccoides isolate Atlit2015 ecotype Zavitan unplaced genomic scaffold, WEW_v2.0 scaffold96057, whole genome shotgun sequence window:
- the LOC119348526 gene encoding UDP-glucose flavonoid 3-O-glucosyltransferase 7-like: MADKDEEQQQQQPLHILFFPFLIPGHLIPMADIAVVFAARGVRCTILTTPVQASIIGSIVDRANSNDDLSSQSVHVAVVPFPDVGLPPAGQRGTGLVSQEDKVKFGRAVQLLREPFERFLADSHADLDAVVSDGFYHWSVDVAAEYGVPRLMFLGMGVFARSCSEHVLSQEHRHNPDGDDPDAVVSLPGLPHGVELRRSQMMKEPHYLEFFRCVYAAGRRSYGELFNSFQELERDSAEHY, translated from the coding sequence ATGGCGGACAAGGacgaggagcagcagcagcagcagccgctacacatcctcttcttccccttcctcaTCCCGGGCCACCTCATTCCGATGGCCGACATCGCCGTGGTCTTCGCGGCTCGCGGCGTCAGGTGCACCATCCTCACCACCCCCGTTCAGGCTTCCATCATCGGCTCCATCGTCGACCGCGCCAACAGCAACGACGACCTCTCTTCCCAGTcggtccatgtcgccgtcgtgccTTTCCCCGACGTCGGGCTCCCGCCGGCTGGCCAGCGCGGCACGGGCCTTGTATCCCAGGAAGATAAAGTGAAGTTCGGCCGGGCGGTGCAGCTGCTCCGGGAGCCCTTCGAACGGTTCCTGGCTGACAGCCATGCCGACCTCGACGCCGTGGTCTCCGACGGCTTCTACCACTGGTCCGTGGACGTCGCGGCTGAATACGGCGTGCCGCGTCTCATGTTCCTCGGCATGGGTGTGTTCGCCCGGTCCTGCTCCGAGCACGTGTTGTCGCAGGAGCATAGGCACAACCCCGACGGCGACGATCCTGATGCCGTCGTGTCGCTGCCGGGTCTACCGCACGGCGTGGAGCTGAGGCGGAGCCAGATGATGAAGGAGCCGCACTACCTGGAGTTCTTCCGGTGCGTCTATGCCGCAGGCCGGAGGAGCTACGGCGAGCTGTTCAACAGCTTCCAAGAGCTGGAGCGGGACAGCGCCGAGCACTACC